The Bos taurus isolate L1 Dominette 01449 registration number 42190680 breed Hereford chromosome 13, ARS-UCD2.0, whole genome shotgun sequence genome contains a region encoding:
- the CNBD2 gene encoding cyclic nucleotide-binding domain-containing protein 2 isoform X2, whose protein sequence is MNRYMVSRSWQILRKKLGLYHLSMDIIMMNRVCKMFRQGLRGFREYQIIETAHRKHPIFSFWDKKKEGRITFDTMDFVAESGHFPPRAIQITQKQPAWRAEHEIQSLCNLLQVLDSYRNYSEPLQLLLAKVMRFERFGRRRVIVKKGQRGNSFYFIYLGTVAVTEDEDGSSAFLDPHPTLLQKGSCFGEMGSLSSTVRRATVVCMEETEFLVVDREDFLANKLDQEVKKDAQLRFEFFRKMDLFHSWSDETLWKLVVLGKVEKFSYGQLISKDFIESSSIMFVCEGICEVLRLIDLESSPFYHKWIWEHLQLIDDGPPNIHLKDLSPVERFKEFQIRSYPVQDFSFLKLFHLQKAQEQEGSSFSRKIKTSGNTLPKTFGSKIKSRCSHLIKCPMIQTKYGDLPKEAAVGAYMKIHTVEQGEILGLHQILLPESQHDTRPLILVSLGAEVIRIRKEKFCELLDSNTIEKLSKFSIKYPSDEDLCQRFLKENNWNIFRKDLVRLLVEPRWRPAFTPIQPKKKGTYNPRIVMLDLYSLDKKTKRRHPIFMAPQKYLPPLRIVQTIIAPRYKIQELLPQYKNAGVLM, encoded by the exons GGTCTGTATCACCTCTCCATGGACATCATCATGATGAACCGAGTGTGTAAAATGTTCCGTCAAGGCCTCAGGGGATTTCGGGAATATCAGATCATTGAGACTGCTCACAGAAAGCACCctatcttctctttctgggat aagaagaaagaaggccGAATCACATTTGATACTATGGACTTCGTTGCAGAGTCG GGTCACTTCCCTCCAAGGGCCATTCAGATCACGCAGAAGCAGCCTGCTTGGAGGGCAGAGCATGAGATCCAGTCGCTCTGCAACCTCTTGCAGGTTCTGGACAGTTATCGGAACTACTCGGAGCCCCTGCAGCTGCTCCTGGCCAAGGTCATGCGCTTTGAACG GTTTGGTCGCAGGCGTGTGATCGTCAAGAAGGGCCAGAGGGGCAACAGCTTTTATTTTATCTACCTGGGCACGGTGGCCGTGACGGAGGACGAGGATGGCAGCAGTGCCTTCCTGGATCCCCACCCAACGTTGCTGCAAAAGGGCAGCTGTTTCGGG GAAATGGGCTCTCTCAGCTCCACAGTGAGAAGGGCCACTGTGGTCTGTATGGAAGAAACGGAGTTCTTGGTTGTCGACCGAGAGGATTTCCTGGCGAATAAGCTGGACCAAGAAGTTAAAAAGGACGCTCAGCTTCGGTTTGAATTTTTTAG GAAGATGGACCTGTTTCACTCCTGGTCCGATGAGACGCTCTGGAAGCTCGTAGTCCTGGGGAAGGTAGAGAAGTTCTCCTACGGGCAGCTGATCTCAAAGGACTTTATAGAATCGTCCTCCATCATGTTTGTCTGTGAG GGCATTTGTGAAGTCCTGAGGTTGATAGACCTCGAGAGCTCGCCCTTCTACCATAAGTGGATCTGGGAGCACCTGCAGCTCATAGACGATGGACCTCCAAACATCCACCTCAAGG ATTTATCTCCTGTGGAGAGATTTAAGGAATTCCAGATCAGGTCATATCCTGTAcaggattttagttttctgaagctTTTTCATCTCCAGAAAGCCCAGGAGCAAGAAGGATCCAGCTTCAGTAGGAAGATTAAAACCTCAGGAAATACTCTCCCAAAGACCTTTGGCTCAAAAATCAA GTCCAGGTGTTCTCATTTGATCAAATGTCCCATGATACAAACCAAGTATGGCGATCTCCCCAAGGAGGCTGCGGTGGGGGCCTACATGAAGATCCACACCGTGGAGCAAGGCGAGATCTTG GGCCTTCACCAGATCCTCCTCCCGGAGAGCCAGCATGACACGCGGCCCTTGATCCTTGTGAGCCTGGGAGCTGAGGTGATACGgatcaggaaagaaaaattttGTGAACTGCTTGACAGTAATACAATAGAAAAATTGTCAAAGTTCAGTATCAAGTACCCCAG CGATGAAGATCTGTGCCAGAGGTTCCTCAAGGAGAACAACTGGAATATCTTCCGGAAGGACCTGGTGCGGCTACTGGTAGAGCCTCGCTGGCGTCCCGCATTCACTCCAATCCAGCCCAAGAAGAAAGGGACCTACAACCCCAGAATTGTGATGCTGGATCTGTATAGCTTAGACAAGAAGACTAAACGTCGTCATCCCATTTTTATGGCACCCCAGAAATACCTGCCCCCATTGAGGATTGTCCAAACTATTATAGCACCCCGGTACAAAATCCAGGAGCTCCTGCCTCAGTATAAGAATGCAGGGGTCCTCATGTAG